A region of Necator americanus strain Aroian chromosome I, whole genome shotgun sequence DNA encodes the following proteins:
- a CDS encoding hypothetical protein (NECATOR_CHRI.G288.T1) — MTIIIYYYYCYLLLLLLLLLLLLLLLLLLLLSSSLLLLLSLLSSLLSLLILLLLLAAIEKKRLLPESQ, encoded by the coding sequence atgactattattatttattactactattgttatctattattattattattattattattattattattattattattattattattattattatcatcatcattattattattactatcgttattatcatcattattatcattattaatattattattattattagcagCTATCGAAAAGAAACGTTTGCTTCCTGAAAGCCaataa
- a CDS encoding hypothetical protein (NECATOR_CHRI.G289.T1) — MGGCVRRKMRPFTGDDDEDDAQPASATPTPWPLARARASERCTCVIVDGSALRATFETETSGDIYTYHGALKSGSVALAPSLRNELLVMGVRLRKWVPGLQP; from the exons ATGGGAGGATGCGTACGGCGGAAGATGCGCCCCTTCAccggcgacgacgacgaagaCGACGCACAGCCCGCCTCCGCCACTCCCACTCCATGGCCGCTCGCCCGCGcgcgagcgagcgagcgatGCACGTGCGTCATCGTTGACGGATCCGCGCTTCGGGCGACATTTGAAACGGAGACATCTGGGGATATCTACACTT ACCATGGCGCTCTCAAGTCCGGAAGTGTCGCATTAGCGCCGTCGCTGAGAAACGAACTTCTGGTGATGGGTGTCCGATTACGTAAATGGGTGCCTGGATTACAGCCTTGA